Part of the Coriobacteriaceae bacterium genome is shown below.
ATCCCGGCAACCTGCTACGGCGATGTCAATATCGCTCTTAGGCAAGTTGTTGCCTCGAGCGCGAGACCCAAACAGCACAACTTTCTCGGCGTCACATTCCCGAGCAAAATCTTCGATTTGCTTGTACACCTTGTCGAGAGATGCCATTTGCAGCCCTACAGCTTAATCTCAAAGTTGATCTCGGGGACGGCGGCTAGGTCGGCCAGGGTCACGCCGTCGACATACTTTTCGATCACGTCGTCCAGACCGCGCCAGAACTTGACCGTTGAGCACAGATCACTACGGGTGCAGCTGTTGTCGATGCCGTCGCACGCCACCGGAGCCGTGCTGCCCTCGACGGCGCGCAGGATGTCGCCGGCACGCACCTCGGCCGGGTCCTTGGCCATCATGTAGCCGCCGCCCTTGCCGCGCACGCTCTTAAGCAGGCCCGCCTTCATAAGCGGACGAACCAGCTGCTCCAAATACTTTTGCGAGATATGCTCGCGGTCGGCAACCTCGCGCAAGGCAATCTTGCCCTCGGCATCACCGAGCGCCGCGATATAGATCATCAGCCGGAGGGCATAGCGGCCCTTGGAAGAAATGAGCATACCTACCCTCCCATCGCATCTGGGACAACATAACCAGCTTTGTTTGTCCCAAATCTTAAGTAAATGGGACAAACACAACAGGTTATTTTGTCCCAGAATTTGAAAAGTCGAGTGGATTAGTCGGGTTTTCCCTTGACTAACGCCGAACCCATAGTAACTTTATTCCGAGAAGATTCCTAGGGTTTAGTACACCTATGAGTACACCATATACAGAGAGGGACAGCATGAGTGCGAATCCGCTGCTTTCCATCGAAGGTCTGACCGCCTCCGTGGACGAGAAGACCATCCTCCACAACGTCAACCTCAACGTCGCCGCCGGCGAGACCCACGTGCTGATGGGACCCAACGGCGCCGGCAAGTCCACCCTCGGCCACCTGGTCATGGGCGACCCTGTCTATACCGTCAACGACGGCCGCATCGTCTTTGACGGCCAGGACATCACCGAGCTCACCACCGACAAGCGCTCGCGCGCCGGCCTGTTCCTGAGCTTCCAGGCCCCGGTCGAGATCCCGGGCGTGCCGCTGTCGAGCTTTTTGCGTGCCAGCATCGCCGGCCGCCCCGGCCTGGAGATGAAGGGCAAGGAGTTCCGCCGGCGCGTCAAGGAGCTCGCGGCAGAGCTCAACATGGACACCGCCTACCTCAACCGCGAGCTGGGCGTGGGCTTCTCGGGCGGCGAGAAAAAGAAGGTCGAGATGCTCCAGCTTCTGCTGCTGCAGCCCAAGCTCGCCATCCTGGACGAAACCGACTCCGGCCTGGACGTCGACGCCCTGTCCACCGTCAGTCATGGCATGGACGCCTACCGCAAGAGCTGCGACGGCTCCATGCTCATCATCACGCACAACACGCGCATCTTGGAGCACCTGGATGTCGACCGCGTCCACGTTATGGTCAAGGGCCACATCGTGCGCGAGGACGACGCCTCGCTCATCCCCTGGATCGACAAGAACGGCTTTGAGACCTTCGAGCGCGAGGCCGCCGAGCAGCGCGCCCAGGCCGAGGCCGCCGCTGCCGAGCAGCAGGCGTAAAGGGGCGACGCAATGACCAAGAACCGCACCGAGGTCGCGGACATCGACCGCAGCCTCTACGACTTCACCTATGGCGAGGAGGGATTTGAGCGCCTCGACGCCGGCATCACGCCCGACATCGTGCGCGAGATCAGCGCCAAGAAGGACGAGCCGCAGTGGATGCTCGACCTGCGCTTAAAGTCCCTCGAAATCTTCAACCGCTTCCCCGACCCGACGTGGGGCCCCTCCATCGAAGGCCTGGACATGGACAACATCGTCACCTACGTCAAACCCAACACCGACCAAAAGCACGACTGGGAGTCGGTGCCCGACAACATCAAGAGCACCTTTGAGCGCCTGGGCATCCCCGAGGCCGAACGTAGCTACCTGGCGGGCGTCGGCGCGCAGTACGACTCCGAGCTCGTCTACCACAACATGCAGGACACGGCGTCCAAGATGGGCATCGTCTACTCCGGCATCGAGGAGGCCCTGCACGACCCGCAGTGGGAGCCGCTCATCCACGAGAAGTTCATGACACTTATCCCGCCCACCGACCACAAGTTTGCGGCACTGCACGGCGCCGTGTGGTCGGGCGGCTCGTTTGTCTACGTGCCCCGCGGCACCAAGCTCGATTTTCCGCTGCAGAGCTACTTCCGCCTCAACGCCAAGGGCGCCGGCCAGTTTGAGCACACGCTCATCATCGTCGAGGACGACGCCGACCTGCACTTTATCGAGGGCTGCTCCGCGCCCAAGTACAACGTGGCCAACCTCCACGCCGGCGCTGTGGAGCTTTTTGTGGGTAAGCGTGCGCACCTGCGCTACTCAACCATCGAGAACTGGTCCAAGAACATGTACAACCTCAACACCAAGCGTGCGCGCGTGGACGAGGACGGCGACATCGAGTGGATCAGCGGCTCTTTCGGCAGCCACGTGGGCTACCTCTACCCCATGAGCGTGCTCAACGGCCGCCGCGCCCGCTCGAGCTTTACCGGCATCACCTTTGCCGGCGCCGGCCAGAACCTCGATACCGGCTGCAAGGTCGTGCTCAACGCGCCCGACACTTCGGCAACCGTCGAGACCAAGGGTATCTCCAAGAGCGGCGGCATCCAGACGTTCCGTAGCTCCATCGTGGCCACGCCTAAGGCCGAGGGTTCCAAGGCAACCGTGAGCTGCCAGTCGCTGATGCTCGACGACCAGAGCCGCTCCGACACCATCCCCGCCATGGACATCCGCGCCAAGAACGTCGACATCGGCCACGAGGCCACCATCGGCCGCATCGGCGACGACAAGGTGTTCTACCTGATGAGCCGCGGCATATCGGAGGAAGAGGCCCGCACCATGATCGTCAACGGCTTTGCCAACCCGGTCTCCAAGGAGCTGCCGCTTGAGTACGCCGTCGAGATGAACAACCTGATCAAGCTCGAGATGGAAGGAGCGATCGGATAATGAAACAGGAAACCAACACCGCTGCTACCACGCTCGAGCAGGTCAACGCTATGCCGGCCGCCACTTGGGGTTGGCTCAAGATGAACCAGACCAAGCTCGAGCTTTCGGACGAACTTGCCGCCGCTCCCGCCGAGGCCGTTGAGGTCGAGGGCCTGGACGAGCAGTTTGCCGGCTCGGCCGACGCCTTCGATACCGCCATGGACGCCATGGCCGAGCGCTTCCCCGAGCGCCGTGCCTCCGCCCCCGGCGACGCCGTCGACCGCGCCCGCATCACGCCCGAGACCGAGCTCGACGTGCCCGCCACCTCCGTCTACCAGGCCGGCGCTATCAAGCTCGAAGAGGAGCTCTCCCCCGCTGAGGCCTTCGAGACCGGCATGGGCGAGGCCGCCTACACCTATCTGGCCGATCACGCCACCAAGCGCGTCGTCATCGATGTGCCCGCGTACGGACGCGCCACGGTTACCGTGCGCGTGAGCGGTGTCGACGCCGCCACGGCCATCGCCGCTATCGACGTCGTCGCCCGCCCGCAGGCAACGCTCGACCTGCAGATCGCCCTAGACTCCCCCGTCAACGGCCAAGGCGTCGTGGGCTCCGTGCTACGCGTGTGCGCTTACGAGTACGCCACTGTCAACGTAACCTGCACGCAGACGCTCGATGACAGCTGGATCGCGCTCGACGACACCGGTCTGTTCCTGGACGAGGGCGCGCGCGTCAACGTGCAGCACACCGTCCTGGGTGCCGGTGCCAGCGCCACCGGCCTTGCCGGCGACCTGCTGGGCGACACCGCCAAGGCAACGATCGATACCGATTACCTTGGCGCCCGCGAGCAGGTGCGCGACTTTAACTACGAGCTGCGCCACCGCGGCCGCAAGACCGAGTGCGAGATCGACGCCAACGGCGTGCTGACCGGCACGTCCAAGAAGGTCTACCGCGGCACCATCGACCTCGTGCACGGCTGCAAGGGCGCAACCGGCACCGAGCGCGAAACCGTGCTGCTGGCCAACAAGGGCGTCGACAACAAGACCGTTCCCGTCATCCTCTGCGACGAGGACGACGTCGCCGGCAACCACGGCGCCACCATCGGTCACGTCCGTGACGAGCAGCTGTTCTATCTCGCCTGCCGCGGCCTTGACCAAAACGCCGCCGAGGACCTGTTCATCCGCGCCAAGCTGGAGGACGCCGCGCTTTCCGCCACTGACGAGCGCACCCGCGCTGCCGTCGTCCGCTTGGGCAATAACCTGATCGACAACTTTGAGGAGGAGCTCGCATGATCGACACCGAGCACGTTAAATGCGACACCTGTACCGCACCGGAGCCTATGGAGCTCGACGCCAGCGACGAGGCCTCGCGCGGCTGGCCTACCGTCGACATCGAGACCAACCCCTACAAGGCGCAGTTCCCGCTGTTCCAGCAGCACCCCGAGATCGCCTTCCTCGATAGCGCCGCCACCGCGCAGCGTCCCGCCTGCGTGCTCGACGCCGAGCGCGACTTCTACCAGCGCATGAACGCCAACCCCCTGCGTGGCCTGTACTCGCTGTCCGTCGAGGCCACCGAGGCCATCGCGAAGGTGCGCCAGCAGATCGCCGACGTCATCGGCGCCCCCCAGGCCAACGAGGTCGTCTTCACCCGCAACACGAGCGAGTCGCTCAACCTGGTCGCCAAGAGCTTTGCGCCCACGGTCCTCGAGCCGGGCGACGAGGTCGTCATCACCATCATGGAGCACCACTCTAACCTGATCCCGTGGCAGCAGGTCTGCCGCGAGACCGGCGCCAAGCTCGTCTACCTCTACCCCACCAAGACCGGTCAGCTCACGACCGAGGAGGTTCTGTCCAAGGTGGGCCCCAAGACCAAGATCTTGGCTGTGGGTCAGGTCTCTAACGTCCTGGGCGTCGAGAACCCGGTCAAGAATCTCGGCAAGCTCGTGCACAAGTACGGCGGCTATCTGGTCGTCGACGGCGCGCAGTCGCTGCCGCACATGCCGGTCGATGTGGCCGATCTGGGCGCCGACTTCTTTGCCTTTAGCGCGCACAAGGCCATGGGCCCCATGGGCATCGGCGTGCTGTGGGGCAAGATGGACCTGCTCAACGCCATGCCGCCCATGCTCACCGGCGGCGAGATGATCGACTCGGTCACCGAGCAGGACGCCGTCTGGGCGCCCGTCCCCGAGAAATTCGAGGCCGGCACGCAGGACGCCGCCGGCATCTTCGCCACGGGCGCGGCGCTTGACTACCTGGTCAACACGGTAGGCTACGAAAACATCCAGACCCGTGAGAAGGCACTCGTCCACTACCTGATGGGCGAGCTCATGCAGCTCGACTTTGTCCAGATCATCGGCTCCATCTATTGGGACAACCACCACGGCGTCGTCAGCTTTAACGTCAAGGGCATCCACCCGCACGATGTCGCGAGCATCATGGACATGGACGGCGTTTGCATCCGCGCCGGTCACCACTGCGCGCAGCCTCTGCTCACCTGGCTGGGCGTCGAGAACCTTGCCTGCTGCCGCGCCAGCGTGGCCTTCTACAACGACAAGGCCGATATCGACAAGTTCATCGCCGGCCTGCATCACGTTTGGAGCACGTTCAATGGGTAATCTGTACACCTCTACCACGTTTATGGAGCACAACTCGCACCCCGACTACAAGTACGAGATGGATGCCCCCACGCACGAGCACGACGGCATCAACCCCAGCTGCGGCGATGAGCTCACTCTGCAGCTGCGTGTCGAGAACAACGTGATCGAGGAGGCCTCCTTTACCGGTCACGGCTGCGCCATCAGCCAGGCCAGCGCCGATATCATGGCCGACCTCATCACCGGCGAGACGGTCGAGGAGGCTCGTCGTCTGGCAGGGCTTTTCCTCGCCATGATCCGTGGCGAGCAGCTCTCCGAGGAGGACCTGGAAGACCTGGACGAGGCCGCCCAGCTCCAGGACATCTCGCACATGCCTGCCCGCGTCAAATGCGCCGAGCTCGCCTGGCGCACCCTCGACGGCATGCTCGAGGGGCAAGCTAACCAGTAGCGAATGCCCCAAATCCAAGGATTTTGATTGCCGAGTCGCCCGATACGGGCGGCTCGGTTTTTCATAACGAGCGCACACGCAGCTCATGCGTCCGCGCCCCGTCTGTCATTTATCGCACGGCCAACCGCAAACACGAGCGTTTTTCACCGTACCAAAGGCTTGCGCCAGAGCCACGGGCACCCCAAGCAACGCCCCATGCCCAGTCCTGCTGGGCTCCGGTTCGCTTCGCGCCCGCCACAGACGGGTCCCATAGGGTGCGGCGTGCATTTTTGCGAGTTTTCAGCACGCCAAGTTGCGTGTATACGCATTGAAAGCGTTAATCAACGTCTCCAGGCACCCTTTTATATCGTTTTAGAACAAGCATCGTGGTCTCAGGGGTCACAAGCATGCGCTTTGGAGGCACATCGGCAGGCATAAATGGCTTCGGGACCCATATATTTCAAGATTACGACGGTGCCGACAGCACCACGATGCTGAAAACTCCGCTTTTTGCACGGTGTGGACGGGGGTAGGCGCGGGTGAAACCGGACTGAGCCGTATTTTTATGCAAGACGGCAATCGTTCTATGCATATCAAGAAGCGCAGTCAGCGTACCAAGCATTTAGAACGCAGGTTGCGGCGCATGAACGACCCCAGCCGCGGTGCACAGGCAGCCCTACATCACGTTTCCGCCAGCCCGCATCGCCGCCCCCGTACGGGTCCGCACAATACGAGAAACCGTACTTTTGCCAATCCCGGTATAGTGCTCAATCTGGCGCACCGTGAAACCGGCATCGTGCAATCCAACAATAACGGTATCACGCTGCGCAGGCGGTGCGGCTTTAACCCCGTGTAGCGGAGCCCCGAGGCTCTTCGCCAACCTGTCGGCAAAGGCGTGGCGTTCCCACTCCGTCTCTTCCAGATCGGGCATCGCCGACTCGCCGTCGTCGAACGTCGAAAGCGAATAGGCAATAAAGGCCTTGGCAGAACCAAAAAGCTCAAGCACGCAAGAAGGATCGGAAAATCCCCTCTTGGCATCGCCCGCATCACTGTCGTAAGCGCGCAGATGCTCCGCAAAGCTGCTCCAGGGATAACGCTCGATTAGGCTAATGCCCGCCACCTGCGGATTGGCGCACACGGAGCGAATAGCCTCCATCACCTGCCAGTCGGTATCGAGCGAGCGGCGCTCAAAACGCTCACGAAATAGGCAGCCCGCGCGCCCAGTACGCTTATTGAACCGACGAGCATACGTCAACAGTAGCCGCTGCATAGCAGCGCTCATTTTGTCCTCGTAATCCAAAAGCACCAGATCCACGTAGTCGCTCATGAGACACCACGCCACAATCGTCACCTGGGCATCGCGGCAGCAGTCGCGCATCAGTTCCAAAAACTCCCACCGGTCCTCGTCGCTCTCAAAGATCAACTGCCCGCCCATACCGCGGGCACAAACATGGTAAAAACCGGTGATCGTTTTCCAAACGCGCTGCACGGCACCCCCTTCAGCGGAATCAACTTGCGCCTTCCAATACACCACGATTGAAGCGTGCAATCAAAACAAACACGTAAAATGGCATCTGCGCACGGCAAATGGCAGTAAACAACCGGCGAACGGCACTTCAGCGCAGGTCGAACAATGCAACGTTTCCGCAAGCTGACCAAAAACGACAAATATGAGACACGCACTTCTGATGAATATATCTCATTTAAATCGTTTCAATTGAAAGTTCCGCGCTTCTCGCTACGAAAACTGAGCCGTTCGCCGAATATTCCGTGCATTTCGCGGTATTATAGGGGCTGCATGTCATGTCCCTTTCGAAGGGTCGCCCGGCAATCGCCAGCCACGACCCCCAGACGGGACGCCAACACGATAGAGAGGAGAGGCATGCAGTACTCACAGGAAGTGGAGAACATGTGCCCCGTTGCCAAGGGTGCATACCACGGCCCCGCACCCATCCCCGAGGAGGGCAAGTGGGTCCAGGCTAAGGAGATTTCCGACATCTCCGGTCTTACGCACGGTGTGGGTTGGTGCGCACCTCAGCAGGGCGCCTGCAAGCTCACGCTGAACGTCAAGGACGGCATCATCGAGGAGGCCCTCGTTGAGACCATCGGCTGCTCGGGCATGACCCACTCTGCCGCCATGGCTTCCGAGATCCTTCCCGGCAAGACCATCCTCGAGGCCCTCAACACCGACCTCGTCTGCGACGCCATCAACGTTGCTATGCGCGAGATCTTCCTGCAGATCGTTTACGGCCGCAGCCAGACCGCGTTCTCCGAGGGCGGCCTGCCCGTGGGCGCCTCCCTCGACGACCTCGGCAAGGGCCTTCGCTCCCAGGTCGGCACCATGTTCGGCACCAAGGCCAAGGGCGCTCGTTACCTCGAGCTCGCTCAGGGCTACGTCACCCGCATGGCTCTCAACGACAAGAACGAGATCATCGCGTTCGAGTTCCTGAACCTCGGCAAGTTCACCGACGCCGTCAAGGCCGGCAAGACCCCCGAGGAGGCCATCGCTGGCGCTATGGGCCACTATGGTCAGTGGGAGAACGCTGCCAAGTACATCGATCCGCGCACCGACGAGGAGACTCACTCCGTCGCCAGCGTGTTCCCGGTTCACGAGTAGAAAGGGAGGGAAATAACTATGACTGTTACGTTCGAAGGTTACGAGCGCCGCGCTGACAAGATCAACAAGTGCCTCGCCGACAACGGCATCGCCTCCCTCGAGGAAGCTCTGCAGATCTGCACCGACAAGGGCTTCAACCCGCGTGAGATCGTCAACAACACCCAGTCCATCGCCTTCCAGAACGCCGAGTGGGCCTACACCCTCGGCTGCGCTCTCGCTGTCAAGCGTGGCGCCAAGTCCGCTTCTGAGGCTGCTGCCATCATCGGCGAGGGCATCCAGGCCTTCACCGTTCCCGGCTCCGTCGCCGAGGACCGCAAGGTCGGTCTGGGCCACGGCAACCTGGGCGCCATGCTGCTCTCCGACGACACCGAGTGCTTCGCCTTCCTGGCTGGCCACGAGTCCTTCGCTGCCGCTGAGGGCGCTATCGGCCTGGCTCTGAACGCCAACAAGGCTCGCAAGAAGCCGCTGCGCGTTATCCTCAACGGTCTGGGCAAGGACGCCGCTCAGATCATCGCCCGCATCAACGGCTTCACCTACGTGAAGACCCAGTTCGACTACTTCACGGGCGAGCTCAAGGTCGTCGAGACCATCCCCTACTCCGATGGTCCCCGCGCCGCCGTCAACTGCTACGGCGCCGACGACGTCCGCGAGGGCGTTGCCATCATGTGGCACGAGAACGTCGACATCTCGATCACCGGTAACTCCACCAACCCCACGCGCTTCCAGCACCCCGTCGCTGGCACCTACAAGAAGGAGCGCCTCGAGGCTGGCAAGAAGTACTTCTCCGTCGCTTCTGGTGGCGGCACTGGCCGTACCCTGCACCCGGACAACATGGGCGCCGGCCCTGCCTCTTACGGCATGACCGACACCATGGGCCGTATGCACTCCGACGCCCAGTTCGCCGGTTCTTCCTCCGTGCCTGCGCACGTCGACATGATGGGTCTCATCGGCATGGGCAACAACCCCATGGTCGGTGCCACCGTTGCCTGCGCTGTCGCCGTCGAGGAGGCCCTCAAGGCCTAATCGCGCCCGCGCGATGCTCGTATAGTTGAGCTTTAGAGCCGCTACCCACCCGGGTAGCGGCTCTTTTTTGTCCCTCCCTCAGTTGCGGTGAAATAGTTCCTAAACAGCCGCCCCATCCTTCCAAACAGGAACTATTCCACCGCAACTTCTTAGCGGTCCTCCCGGTATACCAGTTGCGAGTAAATACAGGCCATCTGACTGCTCCAGAAGCCTTGTGAGTCCCAATTTCACCGCAACTTATTGAGAAGACTATGTTGGGCGATAAAGCATCGGTAACGCCCACCTTCCATTTTGGCCCTTTACCGAATACCTATGTCTTCACGATACCTTTGCCGATCACCCGTGCGACAATGCGCGAACGAGAAAGGAATCCTATGGAATCAACTGATGTACTGGTAATCGGATCGGGCATCGCGGGCCTTTGCGCCGCCATAGAAGCAGCACGCGCGGGCGCGACCGTTGCCATCGCATGCGCTGGCAAGACCATGAGCGGATCGAGCTTCTTCCCGGGCACCTGGGGCCTCGGGCTTATTGGTCCCGTCGACAAAGACGACGAACAAGACCTTATCGACACCATCCAAACCGTCGGTGGCGGCGTTGCCGACCCCGAACTCGTCCAGACGTTCGTCCACGGCATTCCCCAAGCGATTGACTGGCTCGAACAGGATCTGGGCGTAGAACTCCAGCGTCCGCAAAGCGCCGAAAGCGCCCAGCAAAAGCAATTTATCCCCTGCTTCGACCACAAGACGAGAATGTGGCGCGGCCTCACCCGCAAACCCCTCGAAGACGCGTGTACGGCCCAGATCGACTCGCTCGGCATACGCCTGCTCCCCCGCCACGAGCTTATCGATCTTGTTGAGGATACGAACGGAAAAATTGTCGGCGCCATGCTCTTCAACCAAACGGACGAGCGCATTGTGACCTTTACAGCCAAGGCCACTATCATCGCCGCCGGCGGTACCGGCGGTCTATTCGAGCGCAGCCTCACTTCCGCCGACGTGCTCAGCTCATCACAAGCCATCGCGCGGTCGCACGGTGCGTCCCTTACTAATATAGAGTTCATGCAGATGATGCCCGGCTTCATTGAGCCTAAGTGCAACCTTGTCTTTAACGAAAAGACCTGGCGCTATGTCAAGTTCGACCAACCGGTCGACATTGCCGACGAAGAGTTAGACGATCTGCTTGAGCAACGCTCAGGATATGGCCCCTTCACTTCGCGCTTGGCTTCTCGCGCCATCGATCTTGCCATCGATCAAGCGGGTGTCGAAGGTCTGGCGCTCCACTACGACTTCCCTCGCGAGGATGTTCCCGAGTTCGTGCAGACCTTTGCCACCTGGCTGCAAGACGAGCACGGTATCGCGCCGAGCGACGAGATGCGCGTGGCGATGTATGCCCACGCCGCCAACGGCGGCATCAAGATCGACAAGACCGCGTACACGGGCGTTGAGGGCCTCTACGCCTGCGGCGAGGCAACAGGCGGCATGCACGGCGCTGACCGCATCGGAGGCCTGTCGAGCGCCAATGGCATCGTATTCGGGCGTATCGCGGGCGCATCGGCGGCTCGAGCAGCACTGGACGCTCCCGAGGCTGACGCACCGGTGGATGTCGCCCTCCCCGAGCATGGCATCGCTACAGCAGTCGCCGAGCGCCTAACCCGCTGCCTCAAACACACAATGAGCACCTACTGCATGATCAACAGGACCGAACCAGGCCTATCCGAGGCGCTTCAAGAGCTTGAAAGCCTACAAGACGAGGCGACGTCGCTGCATAAGCCGCACGCCAATGACAGCGAAATCGCTGCCCTCGCCCGCCTAAAGTCGCAGATTCAGCTGGCTGCGGAGATGGTCAAAGCCATGCGCAAACGGACTGAAAGCCTCGGTTCGCACTATCGAGCGAATTAAACTGGACGCCTATCTAACGCAGAACACAACTAATCGATATCCATGGGTCCCGTGAGCTCGAAGTGACACGGGGCCCATTCGTGTCCGCACGACAGCGTATCCTTATTCTGAATACAGAGCGGGCAAAGCCCGCATGGACAATAGGCCAGCGAGGAGGAGATATGGATAGTAGAGATATCGAGAAGTGGCGTGTCGAACTTGATAGCTACGCCAATGTGGAAGACGGGGTTGAGTATTGGCTCGCACGCGATTTAATGGAACCCATGGGATACACTCGATGGGAGAACTTCGCCGAAGTTGTTAAGAGGGCAAAAGTCTCGTGCGAAACAAACAAAACTCCAGTTGATTCCCATTTTCGTAACACCACGAAAATGGTAACTGCCGGTGTCGCCGCTCGCGCGGTTAAAGACTACAAACTTACGCGCTATGCATGCTATTTAATCGCCCAGAACGGAGATTCAAACAAGCCAGAGATCGCACTCGCCCAGGCATACTTTGCCGTGCAGACGCGCCGCCAAGAGCTCATAGAGCAGCGCTTCGCAGAGATTCAGCGCTTGCAGGCGCGCCACTCGCTATCCGATTCAGAGAAACAGCTCTCGGGTATTGCGTTCAAACGCGGCGTGGACTCCAAAGGATTCGCGATCATCAAGTCGAAGGGCGATGAAGCGTTATTCGGCGGCAGAAGCACGGCGGAAATGAAGCAGCAGCTCGGCGTACCCAAGAGCGCGGCATT
Proteins encoded:
- the dinD gene encoding DNA damage-inducible protein D; translated protein: MDSRDIEKWRVELDSYANVEDGVEYWLARDLMEPMGYTRWENFAEVVKRAKVSCETNKTPVDSHFRNTTKMVTAGVAARAVKDYKLTRYACYLIAQNGDSNKPEIALAQAYFAVQTRRQELIEQRFAEIQRLQARHSLSDSEKQLSGIAFKRGVDSKGFAIIKSKGDEALFGGRSTAEMKQQLGVPKSAALADRLADVLIKAKDLTNSMTAFNAEEHDLYGLDQIKQEHVENNTSVRGSLIDRGIVPENLPPAEDTKKLERRVKADEKKLKEGTDGFADPQGRLDL